DNA from Arthrobacter sp. PvP023:
CGCCGTGCGAGACCCGCACCAGGGTGCCGGGTTCCGTGCCCTGGTCCCCGGCGCGGGGAGGCTGCCAGTGGACGCGTTCAAGGTAGGCGGCGGTTCGCTCTGCGGCAGCGACGAGCCCCGGCCGGTCCAGGACGGCACCTGCTTCAGCGAGCGCGGCGAGTGCCAGCCCGTTCCAGCCGGCCACCACCTTGTCGTCCCTGGCGGGCTGGGGACGCGCCGAACGCGCAGCCAGCAGGCGCGGCCGCGCCCGATCCCACAGGTGCTGCCCGGCGTCGTCGGACCCGCGGCCCGGGTGCAAGGGGGAAGCCGCCGGAGTCACGGTGCCCTCGGCACGGACATTCATCAGCCGCGCTACAGCAGGTCCGTCATCCGGTCCCAGGACGTCCAGCAGCTCCTCTGGTGTCCAGAGGTAGCTGGCCCCCTCGAGATGCCGGCCGTCCACCACGGTGTCCGCGTCCAGCGACGACGCGAAAGCCTCAACTTGACCCGGCTCCGCGCCCATATCCGGCCCCGGGTCCAGCGCCTCGTCAGGCCCCGCCGCGTGTCCGGCCAGGCCCAGCGACGCAATCATCCAGTCCGCCGTGCGGGACGCGACGTCCGCTGCTTCCCCGGCGGTGTACACGGCATCGCCCCCGAGCCGGACCCAGTGGACATAGGCCCGCAGCAGCTGGGCGTTGTCGTAGAGCATCTTTTCAAAGTGCGGCACGGACCAATCGCGCGTCACGGAATACCGTGCAAACCCGCCGTCCAGCTGGTCGAACAGCGCGGACCGGGCCATCGCTGCCAGCGTCCGCCCCGCCATGTCCTTTGCCGCGTCAGCAGTTTCCGACACGGCTGCGGCGTGCCGGATCAGGAATTCCACTATGGGCGACGGCGGGAATTTCGGCGCGGTGCCGAATCCGCCGTCGTTCTGGTCTTCGGAGCGGGCCAGGACGCGGACCGCCTCGGAGAGCAGTCCGGCGTCCACCGGGTCAGGCAAGCCGGTCAGCTGCACCGCGGCGGCAAGCTGTGTTTCCGCCATCCCGCGGGCCAGGGTCTCGGCGTTCTGTTCCACGCCCCCGCGCCGTTCCACCCAGGCTTCGCGGACGGCCTCGAGGACCTGGCGGAAGGAGGGCCGGCCGGGCATGGGCCGGGGCGGGAAGTACGTTCCGGCGTGGAACGCGCGGCCGTCCGGCATCAGGAAGACCGACATCGGCCAGCCGCCCTCACCGCTGATCGCCTGCGTTGCGGCCATGTAGACGGCGTCAACGTCCGGACGCTCTTCCCTGTC
Protein-coding regions in this window:
- a CDS encoding thioredoxin domain-containing protein — encoded protein: MKAADSANGDAGSGGPGAARPGAARPGAANALAGEPSAYLRQHADNPVHWRPFGDEAFGFAAQRDVPVFLSIGYAACHWCHVMAHESFEDQATADFLNANFVAIKVDREERPDVDAVYMAATQAISGEGGWPMSVFLMPDGRAFHAGTYFPPRPMPGRPSFRQVLEAVREAWVERRGGVEQNAETLARGMAETQLAAAVQLTGLPDPVDAGLLSEAVRVLARSEDQNDGGFGTAPKFPPSPIVEFLIRHAAAVSETADAAKDMAGRTLAAMARSALFDQLDGGFARYSVTRDWSVPHFEKMLYDNAQLLRAYVHWVRLGGDAVYTAGEAADVASRTADWMIASLGLAGHAAGPDEALDPGPDMGAEPGQVEAFASSLDADTVVDGRHLEGASYLWTPEELLDVLGPDDGPAVARLMNVRAEGTVTPAASPLHPGRGSDDAGQHLWDRARPRLLAARSARPQPARDDKVVAGWNGLALAALAEAGAVLDRPGLVAAAERTAAYLERVHWQPPRAGDQGTEPGTLVRVSHGGRAKGIGGLLEDYAFCVDGLLALYGVTGSDRWYRLAEDILQAACQRFAADGTLVDTAGESSQVFNAQGQRAGLEPFDNATPSGAAAFAGALLGYAALSGSSDHRVMAGNILSLLPALATRAPRAAGWLLATAQAALAGPVEAAIVGPAGSARAELHHALMMSASPGLVVAVASDAGVPAADAAPPDVPLLEGRTAAPDGSPQVYLCRGMVCERPVASVAELLERLAAMAG